The Euphorbia lathyris chromosome 2, ddEupLath1.1, whole genome shotgun sequence genome includes a window with the following:
- the LOC136219973 gene encoding putative E3 ubiquitin-protein ligase LIN-1 → MASTSSFSSSPQFQDYERPALHSIQEIVTALNHYFSDVLSATDLWSSLKSRCISKLNIKTLKFFEFSDHSVISNLYWGIESIEAAIEAKCEEEKSAKLRNSEKLLQAPALVDEHGITAGIQNHYLICCSYFYLSLVRKLQDDEFQAALHFFQALLVSPRFVRTELAAELCENLFPSRFVSEIEVINGNKGKESVTDFLDEANTNDGIREAARRYKHWLMYYQVMLYGETPQWNCSSSRNVSSLDDESLCFWQATNYSSESSNSVEQAHGGRIEKYEKIYPLDTIDTHKPCLEIQEVEDYTKVLLSSWNQAEKNNERSSKAKRLQEVLMESQSDSTTSEDTTEVNKDYSKCSTRIRGSDDLQPKACAQKLQSSPLFTLDQMCRKMVLHSGSQQMMQADEVNNSNFSSCRFANHITNFDLSISELRNSKTDIVEDSSARALSWPRNMDQVTSTNDRLTQKDRHRRGKRNLHKQKNEVQMHSGKDSNTDLIVILEKAISKLCFSEGLAKSEEEYAVQVTAIYEMLNNKKGTKYTILKDVILDQLLAAISSSKEERVLRASMSILTTIVSVNKSAIEDIKKKGLRLYDLATALKRNVHEAATLIYLINPPPTEIKTLELLPALMDVVCSTSNSYSMGKPASPLLTPPAASLMIIEVLVTAFDSATNNMHLAAIISPQILSRLLDFARDNNLEECISMAKILIKCMQYDGQCRKHLSQSTPMAPFKRLLQSQEKRAIFTALQFFHELLFMPRSSAIHLLQQIRKEGSNDIMHLLMQCIQQLQPDYQLLAANLLLQLDALEHSSDKSVFMEEAIQIILKFIASEENSSLQKLSTFLLANIGGTYTWTGEPYTVALLVKKAGLTSLHHRNLIRDFDWSDQSLQDAGIDSSSSKIAKGIINIGKPVFEVLAKGLRSKTKRISRDSLTAIAWIGCEMAKYPSGLRNSACDILVNGIEQYLHPGIDLDERLLACLCIYNYTSGRGLQKLIHFSEGVRESLRRFSGVTWMADELHRVAEFYVPNRSRISCVHTQILEAKPSSSSGAVTALIYYRGLLFSGYSDGSIKVWEIKQQSATLLWDIKEHKKAVTCFSLYEPGESLLSGSADKTIRVWQMVHQKLECVEVLPMKEAVQKLETYGQTIYVITQNHGLKMFDSSRVIKDVCKSKKVKCIIPVQGKLYIGCMDSSIQEFSTVNNREREIKPPLKSWRLQNKPINSIVLHKDWLYSATSVVEGSKIKEWRTQYKPQISIVTEKGRNIVSMGVVEDFIYLNCNSSTSTLQIWLRETQQNVGRISAGSKITSLLTANDIVLCGTEKGVIKGWIPL, encoded by the exons ATGGcttcaacttcttcattttcttcctcGCCTCAATTCCAGGATTACGAAAGACCTGCTCTCCACTCCATTCAAGAAATTGTAACCGCACTAAATCACTACTTCTCCGATGTCTTATCCGCTACTGATTTATGGAGTTCCCTGAAATCTCGATGCATTTCCAAGTTAAACATCAAAACgctgaaattcttcgaattctCCGATCATTCAGTCATTTCCAATCTCTATTGGGGAATTGAAAGCATCGAAGCCGCAATTGAGGCAAAATGCGAAGAGGAGAAATCGGCTAAGCTACGAAACTCGGAGAAATTGCTGCAGGCGCCGGCATTGGTTGATGAACATGGAATTACAGCCGGAATTCAAAATCACTACTTAATTTGTTGCTCGTACTTTTATCTTTCTCTGGTTCGGAAGCTTCAGGATGATGAATTTCAGGCTGCTCTTCATTTTTTTCAAGCATTGTTGGTCTCGCCGAGGTTTGTTCGAACTGAGCTTGCGGCAGAACTCTGCGAAAATCTCTTTCCGTCGAGGTTTGTTTCTGAAATTGAAGTGATTAATGGAAACAAAGGGAAGGAATCTGTGACGGATTTTCTCGACGAAGCCAATACGAACGACGGAATTAGGGAGGCTGCGAGGAGATATAAACACTGGTTAATGTATTATCAAGTCATGCTGTATGGTGAAACTCCTCAATGGAATTGCAGTAGCAGCAGAAACGTTTCGTCCTTGGATGATGAATCGCTGTGTTTCTG GCAAGCTACTAATTATAGCAGTGAATCTTCGAATTCAGTTGAACAAGCCCATGGCGGACGAATAGAAAAG TATGAGAAGATTTATCCTCTTGATACAATAGATACACACAAGCCGTGCCTGGAAATTCAAGAAGTTGAAGATTATACTAAAGTTCTTCTCAGTTCTTGGAATCAGGCTGAAAAGAACAATGAAAGAAGTTCAAAAGCCAAACGCCTTCAGGAAGTACTGATGGAATCCCAGTCGGATTCCACAACTTCAGAAGATACTACAGAG GTAAATAAGGACTATTCTAAATGCTCAACAAGAATCAGAGGTTCAGATGATCTGCAACCAAAAGCTTGTGCACA GAAGCTGCAATCTTCTCCTTTATTCACATTGGATCAAATGTGCAGAAAGATGGTTCTGCATTCTGGTTCTCAACAAATGATGCAAGCCGATGAAGTGAACAATAGTAACTTCTCTTCTTGCAGATTCGCCAATCATATCACCAATTTCGATCTATCCATTTCGGAGCTTAGAAACAGTAAAACGGACATCGTAGAAGACAGTTCAGCTCGGGCACTGTCATGGCCACGCAACATGGATCAAGTAACATCCACGAATGATAGGCTCACTCAGAAGGATCGCCACAGAAGGGGAAAACGGAACTTGCATAAGCAGAAGAATGAAGTTCAAATGCATTCTGGAAAAGATTCGAATACCGATTTAATAGTGATACTTGAGAAAGCAATATCGAAACTATGCTTTTCGGAAGGATTAGCAAAATCTGAGGAAGAGTATGCTGTTCAAGTGACAGCAATTTATGAAATGTTGAACAACAAAAAAGGAACCAAATACACAATCTTAAAAGATGTTATTTTAGATCAGTTACTAGCAGCTATTTCGAGCTCGAAAGAGGAAAGAGTTCTAAGGGCATCAATGTCGATACTTACAACTATTGTATCAGTGAACAAGTCAGCAATAGAAGACATCAAGAAGAAAGGATTACGGCTGTATGATTTAGCAACTGCTCTGAAGCGAAACGTGCACGAAGCAGCTACACTTATCTATCTGATAAATCCGCCTCCAACTGAAATTAAAACACTAGAACTTCTGCCAGCATTGATGGATGTAGTCTGCAGTACTTCAAACAGCTACAGCATGGGAAAACCAGCTTCACCGCTGTTGACACCGCCTGCAGCATCGTTGATGATCATCGAAGTGCTCGTAACTGCATTCGACTCTGCTACGAACAATATGCACTTGGCCGCAATCATTTCTCCCCAAATTCTTAGCAGGCTACTAGATTTTGCTAGAGATAATAATCTGGAAGAATGCATCTCCATGGCTAAGATTCTAATCAAATGTATGCAGTATGATGGACAATGTAGAAAACATCTATCTCAATCTACTCCTATGGCTCCATTTAAACGTCTCCTACAAAGTCAAGAGAAACGTGCCATATTCACTGCACTTCAGTTTTTCCATGAGTTACTCTTCATGCCAAG GTCATCGGCGATTCACCTGTTGCAGCAGATACGAAAAGAAGGAAGCAATGACATTATGCATTTATTGATGCAGTGTATTCAACAACTTCAACCTGATTACCAACTTCTGGCTGCAAATTTATTGTTGCAATTAGATGCATTG GAACATTCATCTGATAAGAGTGTGTTCATGGAAGAGGCCATACAGATTATCCTTAAGTTCATAGCTTCAGAAGAAAACTCTTCTTTGCAAAAACTATCTACTTTCCTGCTGGCAAATATCGGAGGAACTTATACCTGGACAGGGGAGCCATACACAGTGGCATTGCTGGTGAAAAAGGCAGGCTTGACCTCTTTGCATCACCGAAATCTGATACGAGACTTCGACTGGTCAGACCAAAGCCTACAG GATGCAGGAATTGATTCGTCTAGCAGCAAGATTGCAAAAGGAATCATAAACATAGGGAAACCTGTTTTCGAGGTGTTAGCGAAAGGTCTAAGAAGTAAGACAAAGAGGATTTCTCGCGATTCTCTTACGGCAATTGCTTGGATTGGATGTGAAATGGCTAAGTATCCAAGTGGCTTAAGGAATTCTGCCTGTGATATTTTGGTTAATGGAATTGAGCAATATTTGCACCCTGGAATCGACCTCGATGAGAGACTTCTAGCATGTCTCTGCATCTATAACTATACTTCGGGAAGAG GTCTGCAGAAACTCATCCATTTCTCGGAAGGTGTACGAGAATCGCTGAGACGGTTTTCAGGTGTGACCTGGATGGCTGATGAACTACATAGAGTAGCAGAATTTTATGTGCCTAACAGATCG AGAATATCATGTGTGCATACACAAATTCTAGAGGCAAAGCCAAGCAGCAGCAGTGGAGCTGTAACTGCACTTATATACTACAGAGGACTGCTTTTCAGTGGCTATTCTGATGGTTCAATCAAG GTATGGGAAATCAAACAGCAGTCAGCCACTCTTCTATGGGACATTAAAGAACACAAAAAAGCAGTGACATGTTTTTCACTATATGAACCAGGGGAGAGCCTGCTAAGTGGATCTGCTGATAAAACCATTAGG GTTTGGCAAATGGTCCATCAGAAATTGGAGTGTGTTGAAGTTTTACCAATGAAAGAAGCAGTTCAAAAGTTAGAAACATATGGCCAAACAATTTATGTAATCACTCAAAACCATGGATTGAAGATGTTTGATTCATCTAGAGTGATAAAGGATGTATGCAAGAGTAAGAAGGTGAAGTGTATCATACCAGTCCAAGGAAAGCTGTACATAGGCTGCATGGATTCTAGCATACAG GAGTTTTCCACGGTAAACAATAGGGAAAGAGAGATCAAACCTCCATTAAAGAGTTGGAGGCTGCAAAACAAGCCCatcaattcaattgttttgcACAAAGATTGGCTCTATAGTGCAACTTCAGTCGTTGAGGGTTCAAAAATTAAG GAATGGAGAACACAATACAAGCCTCAAATCTCCATTGTAACCGAGAAAGGAAGAAATATAGTATCAATGGGAGTAGTTGAAGACTTCATATACTTGAATTGCAATTCATCAACTAGCACTCTTCAG ATTTGGTTGAGAGAGACACAGCAGAATGTTGGGAGGATATCAGCAGGCAGCAAAATAACAAGTCTTCTCACTGCTAATGACATTGTTTTATGTGGAACAGAGAAAGGAGTAATCAAG GGATGGATACCTCTCTGA